In one Fodinicola acaciae genomic region, the following are encoded:
- a CDS encoding dihydrofolate reductase family protein gives MRKLVVQQWVTVDNIAAEDDGGLSFVTAEPFSEKTDPAYKASVMGFIDSVDTMILGANTYAMSNGYWPNAKEQGEYGQKLNDLTKFVASSTLNEAPWGEFPAATVTKDPAATVRELKADDGKDIWLWGSLTLMHSLLDAGLVDEVRLLVCPVSRGTGTRVFEDRHDLKPEEATLFTNGITLLRYEIDK, from the coding sequence ATGCGAAAACTGGTAGTTCAGCAGTGGGTGACCGTTGACAACATCGCAGCCGAGGACGACGGCGGGCTCAGCTTTGTCACGGCGGAGCCCTTTTCTGAGAAGACCGACCCGGCGTACAAGGCAAGCGTGATGGGATTCATCGACTCGGTTGACACGATGATCCTGGGCGCGAACACGTACGCGATGTCCAACGGCTACTGGCCCAACGCCAAGGAGCAGGGTGAGTACGGCCAGAAACTCAACGATCTGACCAAATTCGTCGCCTCCTCGACACTGAACGAGGCCCCATGGGGTGAGTTCCCCGCCGCGACGGTGACCAAGGACCCGGCTGCCACCGTCCGGGAACTGAAGGCCGATGACGGCAAGGACATCTGGCTGTGGGGCAGCCTGACTCTCATGCACTCGTTGCTGGATGCCGGGCTCGTCGACGAAGTGCGGCTGTTGGTCTGCCCGGTCTCACGCGGCACCGGGACGCGCGTCTTCGAGGATCGACACGACCTCAAGCCGGAAGAGGCGACACTGTTCACCAACGGCATCACACTCTTGCGCTACGAGATCGACAAGTAA
- a CDS encoding dipeptidase: MAELAAAVQRVLPSVRADLERLVRIPSVSVADFDQSHVRASAEAVATLFREAGAADVQILSVPGGAPAVVATYPAPEGAPTALLYAHHDVQPPGPDELWESPAFEPTERDGRLYARGAADDKAGIAAHLAALRAYDGKPPVGVTIFVEGEEEIGSPTLGQFLAAYRDRLASDMMVLADSGNWAIGQPALTVSLRGLVDCYVNVRVLEKGVHSGMFGGAVPDALTALCRLVATLHDEEGHVAIPGFGPAMDSELDIPEDRLRAEAGMLDGVGLIGSGRLTSRVWNQPALSVLAIDAPPTKKASNTLLASARAKLSLRVPPGSDAKAAYEALVKHLHENAPWGVQVTVDPGEIGQPYAIDATGPRYDAARQAFADAWGVEPVNMGIGGSVPFLAEFADQFPEAALLVTGVEDPASGAHGPNESLHLGEFAKVCLAETLLLDKLSRL, translated from the coding sequence GTGGCTGAGCTTGCCGCCGCCGTGCAGCGGGTGCTGCCGTCCGTACGAGCCGACCTGGAACGGCTGGTCCGCATCCCCAGCGTGAGTGTGGCGGACTTCGACCAGTCCCACGTGCGGGCGTCCGCCGAGGCGGTGGCGACACTGTTCCGCGAGGCCGGCGCGGCCGACGTGCAGATCCTGTCGGTGCCGGGCGGCGCGCCGGCGGTCGTGGCGACCTATCCGGCGCCGGAAGGAGCGCCGACCGCGCTGCTGTACGCGCACCACGACGTGCAGCCGCCGGGGCCGGACGAGCTGTGGGAGAGCCCGGCGTTCGAGCCGACCGAGCGCGACGGCCGGCTGTACGCGCGCGGTGCGGCCGACGACAAGGCTGGCATCGCCGCGCACCTGGCCGCTCTGCGCGCGTACGACGGCAAGCCGCCGGTCGGCGTGACGATCTTCGTCGAAGGCGAGGAGGAGATCGGCTCGCCGACGCTCGGACAGTTCCTCGCCGCCTACCGGGACCGGCTGGCCAGCGACATGATGGTGCTTGCCGATTCCGGCAACTGGGCCATCGGCCAGCCGGCGCTGACCGTCAGCCTGCGCGGCCTGGTCGACTGCTACGTGAACGTACGTGTGCTGGAGAAGGGCGTACACAGCGGCATGTTCGGCGGCGCGGTGCCGGACGCGCTGACCGCGTTGTGCCGGCTGGTCGCCACGCTGCACGACGAGGAGGGTCACGTCGCCATCCCAGGCTTCGGGCCGGCGATGGACAGCGAGCTCGACATTCCGGAGGACCGGCTGCGCGCCGAGGCCGGCATGCTCGACGGTGTCGGCCTGATCGGCAGTGGCCGGCTGACCAGCCGCGTGTGGAATCAGCCGGCGCTGAGCGTGCTGGCGATTGACGCGCCGCCGACCAAAAAGGCGTCCAACACGCTGCTCGCCTCCGCGCGCGCGAAGCTGAGCCTGCGCGTGCCGCCGGGCAGCGACGCCAAAGCCGCGTACGAGGCGTTGGTCAAGCACCTCCACGAAAACGCGCCATGGGGTGTCCAGGTCACCGTCGACCCGGGTGAGATCGGCCAGCCGTACGCGATCGACGCGACCGGTCCGCGCTACGACGCCGCGCGGCAGGCCTTCGCCGACGCGTGGGGTGTCGAGCCGGTCAACATGGGGATCGGCGGCTCGGTGCCGTTCCTGGCCGAGTTCGCCGACCAGTTCCCGGAGGCGGCGCTGCTGGTCACCGGCGTCGAGGACCCGGCGTCCGGCGCGCACGGTCCCAACGAGAGCCTGCACCTCGGCGAGTTCGCCAAGGTGTGCCTGGCCGAGACCCTGCTGCTGGACAAGCTCTCGCGGCTCTGA
- a CDS encoding alpha/beta hydrolase family protein yields MGVAAATAPGLLSATPARAASAPALATPTGRWPIATTVRHVVDPVRIDPFTKRRREIMVQFWYPTRRPGGPCAAYVSRSVSDRLDQGLGVSLPGRFCRIRTHSTGDAPRAGTFPIVLYSHGSGSYRASATALCEDLASHGYLVVALDHTFDSVAVRFPHGRIVGMGDPKIPGWTEEQLPDKLDELRSGDLRLVVDLLRDPRCPIGAFGHSRGGSAVSAAMGVDSRIVAGLGIDSSIATSVATNGLPHPFMLLTEAGDFAPEDGPFGTHWKLFQAHHRGWGRHLDLAGSGHWTFMDPAPLLDFLGTPDILTASQIDSLFGTAAIRSRAVPITRAYVRAFFDRHLKGWSSPLLNRPSSQYPEISFRWRQN; encoded by the coding sequence GTGGGTGTGGCGGCTGCCACCGCACCTGGCCTGCTGTCCGCCACCCCGGCACGGGCAGCTTCGGCTCCGGCGCTGGCGACGCCGACCGGGAGATGGCCGATCGCGACCACCGTTCGCCATGTCGTCGATCCGGTCCGCATCGATCCGTTCACGAAGCGCCGGCGCGAGATCATGGTGCAGTTCTGGTATCCGACCCGGCGGCCCGGCGGACCTTGCGCCGCGTACGTCAGCCGATCGGTCAGCGATCGACTGGACCAGGGCCTGGGTGTCTCGCTTCCCGGCCGATTCTGCCGGATCCGAACGCATTCGACCGGTGACGCGCCACGCGCCGGCACGTTTCCCATCGTCCTCTACAGCCACGGATCCGGCTCGTACCGAGCCAGCGCCACCGCCCTCTGCGAAGACCTGGCCAGTCACGGTTATCTGGTGGTGGCGCTGGACCACACGTTCGACTCGGTCGCGGTGCGGTTTCCCCACGGTCGGATCGTCGGCATGGGCGACCCGAAGATCCCCGGCTGGACCGAGGAGCAACTGCCCGACAAACTCGACGAGTTGCGTTCTGGCGATCTGCGACTGGTCGTCGACCTGCTGCGCGACCCCCGGTGCCCCATCGGCGCCTTCGGCCATTCCCGCGGTGGATCGGCGGTGTCGGCGGCGATGGGCGTCGACTCCAGAATTGTCGCCGGACTGGGGATCGACAGCTCGATCGCGACCAGTGTCGCGACCAACGGCCTGCCACATCCGTTCATGTTGTTGACCGAGGCGGGCGATTTCGCACCCGAGGACGGTCCCTTCGGCACCCACTGGAAGCTTTTCCAAGCGCACCATCGCGGTTGGGGCCGACACCTCGACCTCGCCGGCAGCGGCCACTGGACGTTCATGGATCCGGCGCCGCTGCTGGATTTCCTTGGCACTCCCGACATCCTCACGGCCAGCCAGATCGACTCCCTGTTCGGCACCGCCGCGATCCGCTCGCGCGCCGTCCCCATCACTCGCGCGTACGTCCGCGCGTTCTTCGACCGGCACCTGAAGGGTTGGTCCTCACCACTGCTGAACCGGCCATCATCCCAGTACCCGGAGATCTCCTTCCGCTGGCGGCAAAACTGA
- a CDS encoding MerR family transcriptional regulator, producing MTAESARSTSRPDRFDDLARLDDQDYPTYTTGQGATLLDVQVAFLRSLDAAGVVRPARSAGGHRRYSRRQLARVSRLRDLFDEGHSMAAAARIADLEDQLADAHHEIAALHERLARTNQPE from the coding sequence ATGACTGCGGAATCGGCGCGCTCAACGAGCCGCCCCGACCGGTTCGACGACCTGGCCCGGCTGGATGACCAGGACTATCCCACCTACACCACGGGCCAGGGCGCCACCTTGCTGGACGTGCAGGTGGCGTTCCTACGCAGCCTGGACGCCGCCGGCGTCGTACGCCCCGCACGCTCCGCCGGCGGACACCGCCGATACAGCAGGCGCCAGCTCGCCCGCGTCAGCCGGCTACGCGACCTGTTCGACGAAGGGCACAGCATGGCAGCGGCGGCCCGTATCGCAGACCTGGAAGATCAGCTCGCCGACGCCCACCACGAGATCGCCGCGCTGCACGAGCGGCTCGCGCGCACGAACCAACCGGAGTGA
- a CDS encoding DUF3592 domain-containing protein → MDHFGLAVLIGLAVLLVVIGLVYVGGGVAESRRHALLRREGRSTKATLVRLRRSRLSTRAEVSFQAAGRTVTVTSTASRSVGRVARSKKLRPGGQVAVRYLPDDPANVLVDGFDTRTQPWTYLISGTAAIIGGLLIAAVTLPSLGWLFQLG, encoded by the coding sequence GTGGATCACTTCGGACTGGCGGTGCTGATCGGTCTGGCGGTGCTGCTGGTCGTGATCGGACTCGTGTACGTCGGCGGTGGCGTCGCCGAGTCGCGCCGGCACGCGCTGCTGCGCCGCGAAGGCCGCTCGACCAAGGCGACGCTGGTCCGCCTGCGCCGCTCACGGCTGAGCACGCGCGCAGAGGTCAGCTTCCAGGCGGCCGGCCGGACCGTGACGGTCACCTCGACCGCCTCGCGGTCGGTCGGCCGGGTCGCCAGGTCCAAGAAGCTGCGGCCAGGCGGCCAGGTGGCGGTCCGCTATCTGCCGGACGATCCGGCGAACGTGCTGGTCGACGGCTTCGACACGCGTACGCAGCCGTGGACCTACCTGATCTCCGGCACCGCCGCCATCATCGGCGGCCTGCTCATCGCCGCCGTCACACTGCCGTCGCTGGGGTGGCTGTTCCAGCTGGGGTGA
- a CDS encoding Hsp20/alpha crystallin family protein, with the protein MDAYRSGDEYVVHFDLPGIAPDSIELDLERNVLTVKAERRTEYGDDVELTVAERPCGVFSRQLFLGDTLDAEHVNASYEGGVLTIRIPVVEQAKPRKIAIESTDAAKQINA; encoded by the coding sequence ATGGATGCCTACCGGTCAGGGGACGAGTACGTCGTGCACTTCGACCTGCCCGGCATCGCACCGGACTCGATTGAACTGGACCTGGAACGCAACGTCCTGACGGTCAAGGCCGAACGACGGACCGAGTACGGTGACGACGTCGAACTCACCGTCGCCGAACGCCCGTGCGGGGTGTTCAGCCGCCAGTTGTTCCTCGGCGACACGTTGGACGCCGAACATGTCAACGCCAGCTACGAGGGGGGCGTGCTGACGATCCGGATCCCGGTCGTCGAGCAGGCCAAACCCCGCAAGATCGCCATCGAATCGACCGACGCGGCCAAACAGATCAACGCCTGA
- a CDS encoding zinc-binding dehydrogenase — translation MRAAVCVRAGGPEVLEVRDVPRPAVRDGWSLVEVKGAGLNRSELMTRQGHSPNVSFPRVLGIECVGVVAESTDPALAVGQTVAAIMGEMGREFDGGYADFALLPNELLMPVRTTLDWHTLAALPETYLTTQGSMDALGIGPGSGGRLLVRGGTSSVGMAALSMARGYGVETAATTRRPDKTAALTAGGADHVIVDNGEDLGKQVREIWPDGPDYVLELVGATTTVESLHLVHRGGTVCVTGMLSGVWAIPSFEPVAMIPSGSKLTAYHSDDFKGSAGALQRIVDEVEAGTYQPNLDRVFALDDVVAAHTYMETNQATGKVVLVP, via the coding sequence ATGCGAGCAGCGGTGTGCGTACGAGCCGGCGGTCCCGAGGTGCTGGAGGTCCGCGACGTGCCGCGACCGGCCGTGCGGGACGGCTGGAGCCTGGTCGAGGTGAAGGGCGCCGGGCTGAACCGGTCGGAGCTGATGACCCGGCAGGGCCACTCGCCAAACGTGAGCTTCCCGCGCGTGCTCGGCATCGAGTGCGTCGGCGTGGTCGCCGAGTCGACCGATCCGGCGCTGGCGGTCGGCCAGACCGTGGCCGCGATCATGGGTGAGATGGGGCGCGAGTTCGACGGCGGCTATGCGGACTTCGCGCTGCTGCCCAACGAGCTGCTGATGCCGGTGCGGACGACGCTCGACTGGCACACCCTCGCCGCGCTGCCGGAGACCTACCTGACGACTCAGGGATCCATGGACGCGCTCGGCATCGGTCCCGGCAGCGGTGGCCGGCTGCTCGTACGTGGCGGCACGTCGTCGGTCGGCATGGCGGCACTGTCGATGGCACGCGGCTATGGCGTCGAGACCGCCGCCACCACCCGGCGCCCCGACAAGACCGCCGCGCTGACCGCCGGCGGTGCCGACCACGTGATCGTCGACAACGGCGAGGACCTGGGCAAACAGGTGCGCGAGATCTGGCCGGACGGCCCCGACTACGTGCTGGAGCTGGTGGGCGCGACCACGACCGTCGAGTCGCTGCACCTCGTACACCGCGGCGGCACGGTGTGCGTGACCGGCATGCTCAGCGGCGTCTGGGCCATCCCGAGCTTCGAGCCGGTGGCGATGATCCCCTCCGGCTCGAAGCTCACCGCGTATCACAGCGACGACTTCAAAGGCAGCGCCGGCGCGCTGCAGCGGATCGTCGACGAGGTCGAGGCCGGCACGTACCAGCCAAACCTCGACCGCGTCTTCGCGCTGGACGACGTGGTGGCGGCACACACGTACATGGAGACCAACCAGGCCACCGGCAAGGTCGTCCTGGTGCCGTGA
- a CDS encoding beta-ketoacyl-[acyl-carrier-protein] synthase family protein gives MIESRDGREVVVTGVGVVSPAGIGAEAFWAGLSRPVEDATTREVTGFDPADWGLTKQQVRRTDRFVQFALAASAQALADAGYADDGLDDPERWGIVIGSGIGGALSWETQAYVLRDSGPRKVSPFTVPMVMPNGAAGAVSIRYGLRGPCETISTACATGTHSVAAAARLVASGRVDRAIAGGSESCMTGTNVAAFGNMRALSPTGRSRPFDPDRDGFCAAEAAGCLVLETAESAASRGARVYAKVAGAASTADAFHITAPAPGGAGAARCMRLAIEDAGVRVEDVTHVNAHGTSTELNDAAEAEAINAVFGAHRPVVTSIKGVTGHSLGAAGAVEAVALALTYKHRTIPPTIGTSTVDEKLDLDVALTPREWQPGVALSNSFAFGGHNGTLVFTPAGTATPATAV, from the coding sequence ATGATCGAGTCGCGGGATGGCCGGGAGGTCGTCGTCACCGGAGTCGGTGTGGTGTCGCCGGCCGGCATCGGCGCGGAGGCCTTCTGGGCCGGGTTGTCCAGGCCGGTGGAGGATGCCACGACGCGCGAGGTGACCGGGTTCGACCCGGCCGACTGGGGGCTGACCAAGCAGCAGGTCAGGCGTACGGACCGGTTCGTACAGTTCGCGCTGGCGGCGAGTGCCCAGGCGCTGGCCGACGCCGGTTATGCGGACGACGGCCTGGACGATCCGGAGCGGTGGGGGATCGTGATCGGCAGTGGCATCGGTGGCGCGCTGTCGTGGGAGACACAGGCGTACGTGCTGCGGGATTCGGGGCCGCGCAAGGTCTCGCCGTTCACCGTGCCGATGGTGATGCCCAACGGCGCCGCCGGCGCCGTGTCGATCCGCTATGGCCTGCGCGGTCCGTGCGAGACGATCTCCACCGCCTGCGCGACCGGTACGCACTCGGTCGCGGCGGCGGCTCGGCTGGTCGCGTCGGGGCGGGTGGACCGCGCCATCGCCGGCGGCTCCGAGTCGTGCATGACCGGCACGAACGTTGCCGCTTTCGGCAACATGCGGGCCCTGTCGCCGACCGGCCGGTCGCGGCCGTTCGACCCCGATCGTGACGGGTTCTGCGCTGCCGAGGCGGCGGGCTGCCTGGTGTTGGAGACCGCCGAGTCGGCGGCCAGCCGCGGCGCGCGGGTGTACGCGAAGGTCGCCGGCGCGGCTTCGACGGCGGACGCGTTCCACATCACCGCGCCGGCTCCAGGCGGCGCTGGCGCCGCGCGGTGCATGCGGCTGGCGATCGAGGATGCCGGCGTACGCGTCGAGGACGTCACGCACGTCAACGCGCACGGCACGAGTACGGAGCTCAACGACGCCGCCGAGGCAGAGGCGATCAACGCCGTTTTCGGTGCGCACCGGCCGGTCGTCACCTCGATCAAAGGCGTGACCGGTCATTCGCTCGGAGCCGCCGGCGCGGTCGAGGCGGTGGCTCTGGCGTTGACTTACAAGCACAGGACCATCCCACCGACCATCGGCACGTCCACTGTGGACGAAAAGCTCGATCTCGATGTCGCGTTGACGCCGCGCGAGTGGCAGCCGGGGGTCGCCTTGTCCAACTCGTTCGCCTTCGGCGGACACAACGGGACGCTGGTCTTCACCCCAGCTGGAACAGCCACCCCAGCGACGGCAGTGTGA
- a CDS encoding LysE family translocator gives MSWHSILVFPPAAVLVALTPGANNLLALSNGMRSGSRAAVGGLLGRLAAFAVLLTLAVAGLEALLAASRVAFEVVRWLGVGYLVYLGIRTIVRPGLMLGAAGLLATAKAPS, from the coding sequence ATGAGCTGGCATTCCATCCTGGTGTTCCCGCCGGCCGCCGTGCTGGTGGCGCTGACGCCGGGCGCCAACAACCTGCTCGCGCTGTCCAACGGCATGCGCAGCGGCTCGCGCGCGGCGGTCGGTGGCCTGCTCGGCCGGCTGGCCGCCTTCGCGGTGTTGCTCACGCTCGCGGTGGCCGGCCTCGAAGCGCTGCTGGCCGCGTCCCGGGTCGCGTTCGAGGTGGTGCGCTGGCTCGGCGTCGGCTATCTGGTCTATCTCGGCATACGCACGATCGTCCGGCCCGGCCTGATGCTGGGGGCCGCCGGCCTGCTGGCGACCGCGAAGGCGCCGAGCTGA
- a CDS encoding (R)-mandelonitrile lyase produces the protein MEIHRNGERRRGPEEWFTGVVHLTPIATPADDSRLAIFDVVFEAGARTAWHWHPHGQVLHVTEGWGRVGRRNAPAEEIRPGDSVRIAPGEWHWHGAGPTTSMRHLAVQEAAENGTTAEWGEHVTDTDYQGRATLLRSRLTAAKRTESVEVRRIRLSPNEVPGAHVHNCPVVGSIEQGSVTFQREGEPSAVLGPGDVFYEPEAVTISRFDAGPDGLTFLAYFLLDGGQSPEIELVAKH, from the coding sequence ATGGAGATTCACCGGAATGGAGAACGGCGGCGCGGGCCCGAGGAATGGTTCACCGGGGTCGTTCACCTTACGCCGATCGCGACGCCGGCTGACGACTCGCGGCTGGCCATCTTCGACGTGGTGTTCGAGGCTGGCGCGCGTACGGCGTGGCATTGGCATCCGCACGGTCAGGTCCTGCACGTGACCGAGGGTTGGGGTCGGGTTGGGCGACGGAACGCGCCGGCAGAGGAGATCCGCCCCGGCGACTCGGTGCGGATCGCGCCAGGCGAATGGCACTGGCACGGCGCCGGCCCCACGACGAGCATGAGGCATCTGGCCGTACAGGAAGCGGCGGAAAACGGCACGACCGCCGAGTGGGGTGAGCACGTCACCGACACGGACTACCAGGGTCGCGCGACGCTTCTCAGGTCGCGGCTGACGGCCGCGAAGCGTACGGAAAGCGTGGAGGTGCGGCGAATTCGGCTGTCGCCAAACGAGGTCCCAGGCGCACACGTCCACAACTGTCCGGTGGTCGGCAGCATCGAGCAGGGCTCGGTCACCTTCCAGCGCGAAGGCGAGCCATCGGCCGTACTTGGGCCTGGCGACGTCTTCTACGAACCCGAGGCCGTGACCATCTCGCGGTTCGACGCGGGGCCGGACGGACTGACTTTCCTCGCGTACTTTCTTCTCGACGGCGGCCAGTCGCCGGAGATCGAGCTGGTGGCGAAACACTAG
- a CDS encoding DHA2 family efflux MFS transporter permease subunit, which translates to MLVLLCLAQFMCVLDDTIVNIALPSIQAELGFTGAGLQWALNGYLLTFGGLLLLAGRASDLFVRRTVFLTGLAVFGAASLTCGLAASSGMLVVSRIVQGVGAALMSASALAILTATFTGPARARAFGVWGGISGFAGATGVLLGGVLTSSLSWRWVFLVNVPVLIVVAVLTLRRVSATRSPTRASLDPWGAVTVTAGIGLLILGIVDSNQYGWGSPWTLSPLAAATILLVAFVLVESRHPAPLVPLGVFARRNVTGGAICALLLASTMLGTFFFLSLYLQQVLAFSAVQNGVAFLPFAIAVMVSAGMSARLVTTLGFKPLLMAGFGLLVAALLWLAQVHLAGSYWIDVLGPALLAGVGLGTLLVSSVTATTQDLSGEGELGLASGLVTSTNQVGGALGLAVLSTAAFARAGDQTAVRAPAPEALLAGFQLAFYLAAGLSFLGFLVSALVITRSAGQPLNEAQRIARH; encoded by the coding sequence GTGTTGGTCCTGTTGTGCCTGGCGCAGTTCATGTGCGTCCTGGACGACACGATCGTCAACATCGCGCTGCCGTCCATCCAGGCCGAGCTCGGATTCACCGGTGCCGGTCTGCAGTGGGCGCTCAACGGATATCTGCTGACCTTCGGCGGACTCCTGCTGTTGGCCGGTCGTGCGTCCGACCTGTTCGTACGGCGCACGGTCTTCCTGACCGGCCTGGCGGTGTTCGGCGCGGCGTCGCTGACCTGTGGTCTTGCGGCGAGCTCCGGCATGCTCGTCGTCTCGCGAATCGTCCAGGGCGTCGGCGCGGCCCTGATGTCGGCCTCGGCGCTGGCCATCCTCACGGCGACCTTCACCGGCCCGGCCCGCGCCCGCGCATTTGGTGTGTGGGGCGGGATATCCGGTTTCGCGGGCGCTACCGGTGTGTTGCTCGGCGGCGTGCTGACCAGCTCGCTCAGTTGGCGCTGGGTGTTCCTGGTCAACGTGCCGGTCCTGATCGTGGTGGCCGTCCTCACCCTGCGCCGCGTGAGTGCCACCCGTTCGCCGACGCGTGCCTCGCTCGATCCCTGGGGAGCTGTCACCGTTACGGCCGGCATCGGGCTGCTGATCCTGGGCATCGTCGACTCCAACCAGTACGGCTGGGGTTCACCGTGGACTCTGTCACCGCTGGCCGCGGCGACGATCCTTCTGGTCGCCTTCGTACTGGTCGAGTCCAGGCATCCCGCGCCGCTGGTCCCACTCGGCGTCTTCGCGCGGCGCAACGTGACCGGCGGCGCGATTTGCGCGCTGTTGCTGGCAAGTACGATGCTCGGCACGTTTTTCTTCCTTTCCCTGTATCTCCAACAGGTGCTTGCCTTCAGCGCCGTCCAGAACGGGGTCGCGTTCCTGCCGTTCGCGATCGCGGTCATGGTCTCCGCCGGGATGTCCGCTCGGCTGGTCACCACACTCGGCTTCAAGCCGCTGCTGATGGCGGGGTTCGGGCTCCTGGTGGCCGCGCTGCTCTGGCTGGCGCAGGTCCACCTGGCCGGCAGCTATTGGATCGACGTACTGGGACCGGCACTGCTCGCCGGCGTCGGGTTGGGAACGCTGCTGGTCAGTTCGGTGACCGCCACGACCCAGGATCTGAGTGGCGAAGGCGAGCTGGGGCTCGCGTCCGGCCTGGTGACCAGTACGAACCAGGTCGGCGGCGCTCTCGGACTGGCCGTCCTGTCGACCGCCGCGTTCGCTCGCGCCGGCGACCAGACAGCCGTACGTGCCCCGGCGCCGGAGGCACTGCTGGCCGGGTTCCAGCTCGCCTTCTATCTCGCCGCCGGCCTGTCATTTCTCGGGTTCCTCGTGTCCGCGCTGGTGATCACGCGCAGCGCCGGGCAGCCGTTGAACGAGGCGCAGCGGATCGCGCGGCACTGA
- the ssb gene encoding single-stranded DNA-binding protein: MSGEPLVTMVGNVAGGPHLKKVRNGWSVCNFTIAANPRRFDATSKEWKDDDPLFLRVNCWHQMAKNVAASLVKGDPVVVYGRFLVRQYEVEGQRRTSNEIEAISVGPNLQFGQCRFSKEPAGPPEQEVVRAA, from the coding sequence ATGTCAGGAGAACCCTTGGTGACGATGGTGGGCAACGTCGCCGGTGGACCACACCTCAAGAAGGTGCGCAACGGCTGGTCGGTGTGCAACTTCACCATCGCCGCCAACCCGCGGCGCTTCGACGCGACCAGCAAGGAGTGGAAGGACGACGATCCGCTCTTCCTGCGGGTGAACTGCTGGCACCAGATGGCCAAGAACGTGGCGGCCAGCCTGGTGAAGGGCGATCCGGTGGTGGTCTATGGCAGGTTCCTGGTGCGGCAGTACGAGGTGGAGGGCCAGCGCCGCACGTCCAACGAGATCGAGGCGATCAGCGTCGGGCCCAACCTGCAGTTCGGCCAGTGCAGGTTCAGCAAGGAGCCGGCCGGGCCGCCGGAGCAGGAGGTCGTACGCGCCGCATAG
- a CDS encoding AraC family transcriptional regulator: MDVLSDLLSRAQATDAQVRQLIHPPPWSMTYADAPTLTIIATLGGPATIRLAGHAGSPTDLRAGDVALISKTPRYTIADSADTPEQYVIHKGRKYLAGAGDVPADHANISTRTYGLAEDTAGATILLRGAYNLHGAVTDRLLAMLPPLAVIAAEPRTTPVLELLTRETRLDEPGQDAVLRRLLDLLLVLALRAWCARAEPTLPAWCRALSDPAIGDALQLLHEHPAHPWTVDDLAAKTGLSRATFAARFSKLVGQPPLTYLTNWRMTIAADLLRDTTSTVAAVARTVGYHDPFAFSVAFKRTHNATPSTFRQTNRDRLG; this comes from the coding sequence GTGGACGTACTCAGCGACCTCCTGTCCCGCGCTCAAGCCACCGACGCGCAGGTGCGGCAGCTCATCCATCCACCACCGTGGTCGATGACGTACGCCGACGCGCCGACGCTCACGATCATCGCGACGCTCGGCGGCCCCGCCACGATCCGGCTCGCCGGGCATGCCGGATCACCGACGGACCTGAGGGCCGGCGACGTGGCGCTCATCAGCAAGACACCGCGCTACACGATCGCCGACAGTGCCGACACACCCGAACAGTACGTCATCCACAAGGGCCGCAAATACCTCGCCGGAGCAGGCGACGTACCAGCGGACCACGCGAACATCAGCACGCGAACGTACGGTCTTGCTGAGGACACCGCGGGCGCGACGATCCTGCTCCGCGGCGCGTACAACCTCCACGGTGCGGTCACCGACCGCCTCCTGGCGATGCTTCCACCACTCGCGGTCATAGCGGCCGAGCCCCGCACCACCCCGGTGCTCGAGCTGCTCACCCGAGAAACCCGCCTGGACGAACCCGGCCAGGATGCCGTCCTACGGCGCCTGCTCGACCTGCTCCTCGTCCTCGCCCTCCGCGCGTGGTGCGCTCGCGCCGAACCCACCCTGCCCGCATGGTGCCGTGCTCTGTCGGATCCAGCCATCGGCGACGCGCTCCAGCTCCTGCACGAGCACCCCGCACACCCGTGGACCGTCGACGATCTCGCCGCCAAGACCGGCCTGTCACGCGCCACCTTCGCCGCACGCTTCAGCAAGCTGGTCGGCCAGCCGCCGCTCACCTATCTCACGAACTGGCGCATGACCATCGCCGCCGACCTGCTCCGAGACACCACCTCCACCGTCGCCGCCGTGGCCAGGACCGTCGGCTACCACGACCCGTTCGCCTTCAGCGTCGCGTTCAAACGCACCCACAACGCCACCCCATCCACCTTTCGCCAAACCAACCGCGACCGGCTGGGGTGA